The Candidatus Methylomirabilota bacterium genome segment GGCATCAAGATGCATATCGAATTCGGGGGGACGCTGAGCGAGGAGGAGCAGAAGCGGCTCAAGGAGATCGCCACCCGCTGCCCGACTCACAAGGTCCTCTCGACGGGGGTTTCCATCGTCCAGGTCTGAACGGGTTGGGGAGTGCAAAAATGCCCGGTGCGTTTTTCAGGGG includes the following:
- a CDS encoding OsmC family protein, producing MGITMRMYAQRKGWDLGQVEVQLEAEKSGHGTITGIKMHIEFGGTLSEEEQKRLKEIATRCPTHKVLSTGVSIVQV